One genomic segment of Sanyastnella coralliicola includes these proteins:
- a CDS encoding HYR-like domain-containing protein has product MKHSTVVATTATRCSVKGLASNFLAALFTFALVAFAFTMANAQGAFVRSTASLWGDDHSGHIVAMDANFGAGNWTDERFETVNVADLLANHSFIYLEGGDNGTNEMAAFIAANQADIEAWVSNGGHILINAAPNEGGNQDLGFGVTLLYSNLHDNGQATDPAHPVVDGLATVYEGNYFGHALICPAGMVSIMHEENVPGNVSLAGMNYGDGYALFGGITLPWFDYEDWNPQPDFTQLAINIVGFAAEGAEVVCTPELTIDCPADVTLACGDDYSPEMGGGLPVITANECVGDLDISFMDDQISNNNCPLIIARTWVATDGENTEMCTQTITIVDDEAPVITNYPEDMTIECSEGQTIDEVLAYLDNNVPFPTIEDCNSFEVLVEPALATEGLECPVVAVCSKTITAIDECGNESSITFSVTIEDHTAPEFSDFEEEILVDCLEDVPAPADLTAYDSCSDEDVDVEVFESNTGELIESCDLATAFGPGDDWAIWLPSLANEGLLSSANFHFDDNGGTFDRFADGTGHIYGVVVNDVNPGEQFMVDFWFENESDWNAWSALGRSYKDDLGCAEDGNLYEGWTYFEMVNGFSTMTGLADNAGDVLYFYHMPDSYYFGFQIGEGANNKNCDYGISGWFTYDGFIGGEAVEGHGDLNADASCEPNNEQDCVHNTEFTYFYRAEDECGNVNIDSQLIIVDDQVAPEFTNLPEDLTLPCDDVNYELPMVEAVDNCVGEVVVEYLGEEIIDGDCPHNYQIVHAWAAFDVCGNRADGEWTITVVDEEAPELVGLPEAEITVECDMVEAAADVTVMDNCSEEANIEFSFNEEIIDGDCPGNYTIIRNWYAMDECGNESSFEQIVNVQDTTAPEFNDYEFYTAVPCEDIDAYTLTASDNCGEATVEIVEEILQSGGCLGVLYRVYEATDECGNTSTVEQYITITDTTAPELVNIPADETLECSDVALGDDGNYFDAGDVYGVDNCGNEVTIEYSEEIAEDGDDCEQSYLIIRTWVAIDYCENESMAQQTVTIVDTTSPEFVEFPADETVECDEELPAVVFPIAEDNCDDVVSIELTEEIVDGECENEYVLNRIFRAFDDCGNEVMGVQTINVVDTTAPEFTMVPEAINVECDEEVPATEATAIDNCGDVTITYDDQFLAQGDCPQEFSMIRTFTAVDACGNSSTATQQINIVDTTAPVFDEYPAEVEVPCDDINADILTATDNCGDVTVTYEDTMVSGGCAGTIIRDYLAVDECGNETAVQQILSLYDNEAPEFTNGPADVTVECDNIPAVGEVVDGGDDNNGELGAGAFVRSNASLWGGVDAHVVAMDALYGAGNWSDLRFEDVDINDLLNDHGFIYLEGGDAGATAMATFLAANLPALENWVDNGGRLLMNASPNVGGNINLGFGGVELVYPSFTEIAEASDAAHPIFNGIATTYTGNWFGHSLICPAGMSAIMNAQGAPSDVVLAEMAYGNGRVVFGGTTLPFFSEPSWDPQPDFQLLANSIVAYAADGAAAVATDISAEDNCDDDVEIEYVGEEIIPGDCPNNYTIVRTWVATDNCDNEAFYTQNITVEDTTAPEFEFVAEDVTLECDEELPAPEALAFDNCGEVTIEVSPEIIDGECDNEYTMIRTYTATDECGNSTTATQTLTIVDTTAPEFTFVPEDATYECDEEVPAINAEASDNCGDVTVTFEDEIITNGGEGEECEHFGFNGYYAGANWTETYDGGDGTITFTESNVTIVGTDNGIAGDTEISIVAEGTGTYAFDWDYVTTDVGGNTWDVAYYINGERFAMSLESAELDQFGSIDFEANAGDIIGFGIESIDGSLGAATLMIEDFSFEGTCGGCPQAYQIERTFTAVDACGNESSTTQIISVVDTTAPVFDEYPAEVEVPCDDINAELLTASDNCGEVTITYEDTFVSGGCAGTIIRDYLAVDECGNEATAQQILSLYDNTAPEFVEFPSDMDVECDDIPAVAQELAAEDNCDEEVEIEYLGEEIIEGDCPQSYTIVRTWVAIDNCDNETEMSQNINVSDNEAPEFEFVAEDVTLECDEELPAPEALAFDNCGEVTIEVSPEIIDGECDNEYTMIRTYTATDECGNSATATQTLTIVDTTAPEFTFVPADATYECDEEVPAINAEAIDNCGDVEVSYTDDVAEGECANEYSIVRLFTAVDACGNSSTAVQNITVVDTTAPVFDAFEIEVETACDNVDVPFLTATDNCGDVEITFEDTYVSGGCAGTIVRDYVAVDECGNEAYAQQILSLVDEVAPVFTMSPADMDADCDDIPAVSDALAAEDNCDEEVEISYLGEEILPGDCPQSYTIVRTWVAIDNCDNETIVSQNINVSDNEAPEFEFVAEDETLECDEELPAPFAVAFDNCGEVTIDVTAEIIDGECANEYTMIRTYVATDECGNSTSATQTLTVVDTTAPEFTFVPADVTYECDEEIVDMNAEASDNCGDVTVTYTDDVADSDCDSEYSIVRVFTATDACGNTATASQNITVVDTTAPVLDGTPDAELALDCEDEVPAAADVTAFDACEGDVEVSYTEELIGDLPAEGSSADCVAMTPEAYEDGETCAGTELWSVVLFNFDGQSASYYSTLDANWVEYPDGTATLTGTVYNNENANAGWVIDVEFENGLPWEEWSTQGFPTSFKDDCGISGDNHLDWMYYIMSEGATLTGWGDYDGSSLNLSHAPANYYYGYQVGIAANNVNENYGSGGWFTYSGSFLGADVNGSGDFAFDHDCCPQYSIERTWCAVDCAGNETCFTQVIYFEDQSGSNPVIGVDADEYVPVAFKGGEETRVNVYPNPAIDRATVEFNVENDGMTVVEIISLNGQKVAEVYNANAEAGTNYRIDLDARNLPTGVYLYRLTTENDVITGRLVVNK; this is encoded by the coding sequence ATGAAACATTCTACTGTTGTTGCAACAACTGCAACACGATGTAGCGTGAAAGGTTTGGCTTCAAATTTCCTAGCTGCCCTATTCACGTTTGCTCTTGTAGCTTTCGCATTTACCATGGCGAATGCTCAGGGGGCTTTTGTACGTTCTACTGCTAGCTTGTGGGGCGATGATCATAGTGGACACATTGTCGCTATGGATGCTAACTTCGGTGCAGGTAACTGGACTGATGAGCGCTTTGAGACGGTTAACGTAGCCGATCTTCTAGCGAATCACTCTTTTATCTACCTCGAAGGTGGAGACAACGGAACAAATGAAATGGCTGCGTTTATCGCTGCGAACCAAGCGGATATTGAAGCATGGGTAAGCAACGGTGGTCACATCCTCATTAATGCTGCTCCAAACGAAGGTGGAAACCAAGATCTAGGTTTCGGAGTAACTCTATTGTACTCTAACCTTCATGACAACGGTCAGGCAACTGATCCAGCTCACCCAGTGGTTGACGGTCTTGCAACGGTATACGAAGGAAACTACTTCGGACACGCGTTGATTTGTCCTGCTGGAATGGTTTCTATCATGCACGAGGAGAACGTTCCTGGGAACGTAAGCCTTGCTGGTATGAACTACGGAGACGGATACGCACTATTTGGTGGTATCACTCTTCCTTGGTTTGATTACGAGGATTGGAACCCACAACCAGACTTCACTCAGTTGGCAATCAACATCGTTGGTTTCGCTGCTGAAGGAGCTGAAGTGGTTTGTACTCCTGAATTGACAATTGATTGTCCTGCTGACGTAACACTTGCTTGTGGTGATGACTACTCTCCAGAAATGGGCGGTGGTCTTCCTGTTATCACAGCGAATGAGTGTGTTGGTGATCTTGACATTTCTTTCATGGATGACCAGATCTCTAACAACAACTGTCCGTTGATCATCGCACGTACGTGGGTTGCAACTGACGGTGAGAACACTGAAATGTGTACTCAGACGATCACAATCGTTGATGATGAAGCACCAGTAATCACTAACTACCCTGAAGATATGACGATCGAATGTTCGGAAGGACAGACGATCGATGAGGTACTTGCTTACCTAGATAACAACGTACCTTTCCCAACGATTGAAGATTGTAATTCTTTTGAGGTACTTGTTGAGCCAGCTTTGGCAACTGAAGGACTTGAGTGCCCTGTAGTTGCAGTTTGTTCAAAGACTATCACTGCTATTGATGAGTGTGGAAACGAATCATCGATCACGTTCTCTGTAACGATCGAAGATCACACAGCTCCTGAGTTCTCTGATTTTGAAGAAGAGATCCTAGTTGACTGTCTAGAAGACGTTCCTGCTCCTGCAGACCTTACTGCTTACGATTCATGCTCTGACGAGGATGTTGATGTAGAAGTATTTGAATCTAACACAGGTGAGTTGATCGAGTCTTGTGACTTGGCAACTGCATTTGGTCCTGGTGATGACTGGGCAATCTGGCTACCTTCTCTAGCTAACGAAGGACTTCTAAGCTCTGCGAACTTCCACTTCGACGATAACGGTGGTACGTTCGATCGTTTCGCTGATGGAACTGGACACATCTACGGTGTTGTTGTAAACGACGTTAACCCAGGTGAGCAGTTCATGGTTGATTTCTGGTTCGAAAACGAATCTGATTGGAACGCATGGTCTGCACTTGGACGTTCTTACAAAGACGATCTAGGATGTGCTGAAGACGGAAACCTATACGAAGGATGGACTTACTTCGAAATGGTAAACGGATTCTCAACAATGACAGGTCTAGCTGACAATGCTGGTGACGTTCTTTACTTCTACCACATGCCAGATAGCTACTACTTCGGTTTCCAGATCGGAGAAGGTGCTAACAACAAGAACTGTGATTACGGTATCTCTGGATGGTTCACGTACGATGGATTCATCGGTGGAGAAGCTGTTGAAGGTCATGGTGACTTGAACGCTGACGCTTCTTGTGAGCCTAACAATGAGCAAGATTGTGTACACAATACTGAGTTCACTTACTTCTACCGCGCAGAAGACGAGTGTGGAAACGTGAACATCGATTCTCAACTAATCATCGTTGATGATCAAGTTGCTCCAGAATTTACAAACCTACCGGAAGATCTTACTCTTCCTTGTGACGACGTGAACTACGAGCTTCCAATGGTAGAAGCAGTAGATAACTGTGTTGGTGAAGTTGTGGTTGAATACCTAGGTGAAGAAATCATCGATGGTGATTGCCCACACAACTACCAAATCGTACATGCTTGGGCTGCATTTGACGTTTGTGGAAACCGTGCTGACGGTGAATGGACAATCACTGTAGTTGACGAAGAAGCTCCAGAACTAGTTGGACTTCCAGAAGCTGAAATCACTGTAGAGTGTGATATGGTTGAAGCTGCTGCTGACGTTACTGTAATGGATAACTGTTCAGAAGAAGCGAACATCGAATTCTCATTCAACGAAGAGATTATTGATGGAGATTGTCCTGGAAACTACACTATCATCCGTAACTGGTACGCGATGGACGAGTGTGGTAACGAAAGCTCATTCGAGCAGATCGTAAACGTACAAGATACTACTGCACCTGAATTCAACGATTACGAATTCTACACTGCGGTTCCTTGTGAGGACATCGACGCATACACTTTGACTGCATCTGATAACTGCGGAGAAGCTACAGTAGAGATCGTAGAAGAGATTCTACAATCAGGTGGCTGCCTCGGAGTACTATACCGTGTATACGAGGCTACTGACGAGTGCGGAAACACTTCTACTGTAGAACAATACATTACTATCACTGATACGACAGCGCCTGAGTTGGTAAATATCCCAGCGGATGAGACGCTGGAATGCTCAGACGTAGCTCTTGGAGACGACGGTAACTACTTTGACGCTGGTGATGTTTATGGAGTTGACAACTGTGGAAACGAAGTAACAATCGAATACAGCGAAGAAATTGCTGAAGATGGTGATGACTGTGAGCAGTCTTACTTAATCATCCGTACTTGGGTTGCTATCGATTACTGTGAGAATGAGTCTATGGCTCAGCAAACTGTAACTATCGTTGATACAACTTCACCTGAATTCGTTGAATTCCCTGCTGATGAAACAGTAGAGTGTGACGAAGAACTTCCTGCAGTGGTTTTCCCAATCGCTGAAGATAACTGTGATGATGTTGTTTCTATCGAATTGACTGAAGAAATCGTTGACGGAGAGTGTGAGAACGAATACGTTCTTAACCGCATCTTCCGCGCATTCGATGATTGTGGAAACGAAGTGATGGGTGTACAGACAATCAACGTTGTTGATACAACTGCTCCTGAATTCACTATGGTTCCTGAAGCAATCAATGTTGAGTGTGACGAAGAAGTTCCTGCAACTGAAGCTACTGCTATCGATAACTGTGGTGATGTAACCATCACTTACGACGATCAGTTCCTTGCACAAGGAGATTGTCCACAGGAATTCAGCATGATCCGTACGTTTACTGCAGTTGATGCTTGTGGAAACTCTTCTACAGCTACACAGCAGATCAACATCGTAGATACTACTGCTCCTGTATTCGACGAGTACCCAGCAGAAGTTGAAGTACCGTGTGACGATATCAACGCTGATATCCTAACTGCTACTGATAACTGTGGTGATGTAACTGTTACTTACGAAGATACTATGGTGTCTGGTGGATGTGCAGGTACGATCATCCGTGATTACCTTGCAGTTGACGAGTGTGGAAATGAAACTGCTGTTCAGCAGATCCTTTCTCTATACGATAACGAAGCACCTGAATTTACAAACGGTCCTGCTGACGTAACTGTTGAGTGTGATAACATTCCTGCAGTTGGTGAAGTAGTTGACGGTGGAGATGACAACAACGGTGAACTAGGAGCTGGAGCGTTTGTACGTTCTAACGCTAGCCTATGGGGCGGAGTTGACGCTCACGTTGTAGCAATGGACGCATTGTACGGAGCAGGAAACTGGTCTGACCTACGCTTCGAAGACGTTGATATCAACGATCTATTGAATGACCACGGATTCATCTACCTAGAAGGTGGAGATGCTGGAGCCACTGCAATGGCTACATTCCTTGCAGCTAACCTTCCAGCTCTTGAGAACTGGGTTGACAACGGTGGACGTCTATTGATGAATGCTTCTCCAAACGTTGGTGGAAACATCAACCTAGGATTCGGTGGTGTAGAATTGGTTTACCCAAGCTTTACTGAAATCGCTGAAGCATCTGACGCAGCGCACCCAATCTTCAACGGAATCGCTACTACTTACACTGGTAACTGGTTCGGTCACTCGTTGATCTGTCCTGCTGGAATGAGCGCGATCATGAACGCTCAAGGTGCACCTTCAGATGTAGTTCTTGCTGAAATGGCGTACGGAAACGGACGTGTAGTATTCGGTGGAACAACACTACCATTCTTCAGCGAGCCTAGCTGGGATCCTCAGCCAGACTTCCAATTGCTTGCAAACTCAATCGTTGCTTACGCAGCAGACGGAGCAGCAGCAGTTGCAACTGATATTTCAGCTGAAGACAACTGTGACGACGACGTAGAGATTGAATACGTAGGAGAGGAAATCATCCCTGGTGATTGTCCAAACAACTACACAATCGTTCGTACTTGGGTTGCTACAGATAACTGTGACAACGAAGCATTCTACACTCAGAACATCACTGTAGAAGACACTACAGCTCCTGAATTCGAATTCGTAGCTGAAGATGTAACGCTAGAGTGTGACGAAGAACTACCTGCTCCTGAAGCACTAGCATTCGATAACTGTGGTGAAGTAACGATCGAAGTATCTCCTGAGATCATCGATGGTGAGTGTGACAACGAGTACACAATGATCCGCACATACACAGCGACTGATGAGTGTGGTAACAGTACAACTGCTACTCAAACTCTAACAATCGTAGATACTACTGCTCCTGAGTTCACTTTCGTACCGGAAGATGCAACTTACGAGTGTGACGAAGAAGTACCAGCTATCAACGCTGAAGCTTCTGATAACTGTGGTGACGTTACTGTTACTTTCGAAGACGAAATCATTACCAATGGTGGTGAAGGAGAAGAGTGTGAGCACTTCGGATTCAACGGTTACTACGCTGGTGCTAATTGGACTGAAACTTACGATGGTGGTGACGGTACAATTACATTCACTGAATCGAATGTAACTATCGTAGGAACAGACAACGGAATCGCTGGTGACACTGAAATTTCAATCGTAGCAGAAGGTACAGGTACTTACGCATTCGATTGGGATTACGTAACAACTGACGTTGGTGGAAACACATGGGATGTTGCTTACTACATCAATGGAGAGCGTTTCGCTATGTCTCTTGAGTCAGCTGAATTAGATCAGTTCGGATCAATCGACTTTGAAGCGAACGCAGGAGATATCATCGGATTCGGTATCGAATCAATCGACGGATCTCTTGGTGCAGCGACACTTATGATTGAAGACTTCTCATTCGAAGGTACTTGTGGAGGTTGTCCACAAGCTTACCAGATCGAACGTACGTTCACTGCGGTTGACGCTTGTGGAAATGAATCTTCAACAACTCAGATCATCTCTGTAGTTGATACTACTGCTCCTGTATTCGATGAGTACCCGGCAGAAGTTGAAGTACCATGTGACGACATCAATGCAGAACTATTGACTGCATCTGATAACTGTGGTGAAGTAACAATCACATACGAAGATACATTCGTATCAGGTGGATGTGCAGGTACTATCATCCGTGACTACCTTGCAGTTGACGAGTGTGGAAATGAGGCTACAGCTCAGCAGATCCTTTCTCTATACGACAACACTGCTCCTGAATTCGTAGAGTTCCCATCTGATATGGACGTTGAATGTGACGACATTCCAGCGGTAGCTCAAGAATTGGCTGCAGAAGACAACTGTGACGAAGAAGTAGAGATCGAATACCTAGGTGAAGAAATCATCGAAGGTGACTGTCCTCAGTCTTACACAATCGTTCGTACTTGGGTAGCTATCGACAACTGTGATAACGAGACTGAAATGTCTCAGAACATCAACGTTAGCGATAACGAAGCTCCTGAATTCGAATTCGTTGCTGAAGACGTAACTCTAGAGTGTGACGAAGAGCTACCTGCTCCTGAAGCACTAGCGTTCGATAACTGTGGTGAAGTAACTATCGAAGTATCTCCAGAGATCATCGATGGTGAGTGTGACAACGAGTACACTATGATCCGCACGTACACAGCGACTGATGAGTGTGGTAACAGTGCAACTGCTACGCAAACTCTAACAATCGTTGATACTACTGCTCCTGAATTCACTTTCGTACCAGCTGATGCTACTTACGAGTGTGACGAAGAAGTACCAGCTATCAACGCTGAGGCTATCGATAACTGTGGTGACGTTGAAGTGTCTTACACTGACGACGTAGCGGAAGGTGAATGTGCAAATGAGTACAGCATCGTACGTCTATTCACTGCGGTTGACGCTTGTGGAAACTCTTCTACAGCAGTACAGAACATCACTGTAGTTGACACTACTGCTCCTGTATTCGATGCATTCGAAATCGAAGTAGAGACAGCTTGTGATAACGTTGACGTACCATTCTTGACAGCTACAGATAACTGTGGTGACGTTGAGATCACTTTCGAAGATACTTACGTATCAGGTGGATGTGCAGGTACTATCGTACGTGACTACGTTGCGGTTGACGAATGTGGAAACGAAGCTTACGCTCAGCAGATTCTATCTCTTGTTGACGAAGTAGCTCCTGTATTCACAATGTCTCCTGCTGACATGGATGCTGATTGTGATGATATCCCAGCTGTATCTGATGCACTTGCTGCTGAAGACAACTGTGATGAAGAGGTAGAGATCTCTTACCTAGGTGAAGAAATCCTACCAGGTGACTGTCCACAGTCATACACTATCGTTCGTACTTGGGTCGCTATTGACAACTGTGACAACGAAACAATAGTTTCACAGAACATCAACGTTAGCGATAACGAAGCTCCTGAATTCGAATTCGTAGCTGAAGATGAAACACTAGAGTGTGACGAAGAGCTTCCTGCACCATTTGCAGTAGCATTCGATAACTGTGGTGAGGTTACTATCGACGTAACTGCTGAGATCATCGACGGTGAGTGTGCAAATGAGTACACAATGATCCGTACGTACGTTGCAACTGACGAGTGTGGAAACAGCACATCTGCTACGCAGACGTTGACTGTAGTTGATACAACTGCTCCTGAATTCACTTTCGTACCAGCTGACGTTACTTACGAGTGTGACGAAGAGATCGTTGACATGAACGCTGAAGCATCTGACAACTGTGGTGACGTAACAGTTACTTACACTGACGATGTAGCGGATAGCGATTGTGATAGCGAGTACAGCATTGTACGTGTGTTCACTGCAACTGACGCTTGTGGAAACACTGCAACTGCATCACAGAACATCACTGTAGTTGATACTACTGCTCCTGTTCTTGATGGTACTCCTGACGCTGAACTAGCTCTTGACTGTGAAGATGAGGTTCCTGCAGCAGCAGATGTAACTGCATTCGACGCATGTGAAGGAGACGTTGAAGTAAGCTACACTGAAGAGTTGATTGGTGACCTACCAGCTGAAGGTTCTTCTGCTGACTGTGTTGCAATGACTCCAGAAGCATACGAAGACGGAGAGACTTGTGCAGGTACTGAACTATGGAGCGTTGTACTATTCAACTTCGACGGTCAGTCGGCTTCATACTACAGCACACTTGATGCAAACTGGGTAGAGTACCCTGATGGAACTGCTACTTTGACTGGTACTGTTTACAACAACGAAAACGCGAACGCTGGATGGGTGATCGACGTTGAGTTCGAAAACGGTCTACCATGGGAAGAGTGGTCAACTCAAGGATTCCCAACTAGCTTCAAAGATGACTGTGGAATCTCAGGTGACAACCACCTAGATTGGATGTACTACATCATGTCTGAAGGAGCTACTTTGACAGGATGGGGTGATTACGATGGGTCTTCATTGAACCTATCTCACGCGCCAGCTAACTACTACTACGGTTACCAGGTTGGTATCGCTGCAAACAACGTAAACGAGAACTACGGTTCTGGTGGTTGGTTCACTTACAGCGGGTCATTCCTTGGAGCGGACGTAAACGGATCAGGTGACTTCGCCTTCGATCACGATTGTTGTCCACAGTACAGCATCGAGCGCACTTGGTGTGCAGTTGACTGTGCAGGTAACGAAACTTGTTTCACTCAGGTGATCTACTTCGAAGATCAGAGTGGTTCAAACCCAGTTATCGGTGTTGACGCAGACGAGTACGTTCCTGTAGCGTTCAAAGGTGGAGAAGAGACACGTGTAAATGTGTACCCTAACCCAGCTATCGATCGCGCAACTGTAGAGTTCAACGTAGAAAACGACGGAATGACTGTAGTTGAGATCATCAGCTTGAACGGTCAGAAAGTTGCTGAAGTTTACAACGCTAACGCGGAAGCAGGTACGAACTACCGTATCGATCTGGACGCGCGTAACCTTCCAACTGGAGTTTACCTCTACCGTCTAACAACAGAGAACGATGTAATCACTGGACGACTAGTGGTTAACAAATAA
- a CDS encoding lysophospholipid acyltransferase family protein produces the protein MKRNAFGQPLWVKRSLIRIFGAASWPRFNWKYEAEIEGAEVFQEVRDKNVLIVSNHQTYFADVTFMFHVIQSAIAGKPNNIRFPGFLLAKKTNIYFVAAEETMSKGFLPKLMRAGGAITVKRTWRKDGENTKREVDPKDPEKVVTALNDGWVVSFPQGTTTPFVQGRKGTAHLIKQTEALVVPVVIDGFRRAFDKKGLVKKKKGTTLKMQVKEPLKINYDAPVDDILHQIMDAIEQTEDFLMVK, from the coding sequence ATGAAGCGCAACGCTTTTGGACAACCACTGTGGGTAAAGAGAAGCTTGATCCGAATCTTCGGAGCAGCGAGTTGGCCTCGATTCAACTGGAAGTATGAGGCTGAAATTGAAGGAGCTGAAGTCTTTCAAGAGGTACGAGACAAAAACGTACTCATTGTGAGCAATCACCAGACCTACTTCGCTGATGTTACCTTCATGTTTCATGTGATTCAATCAGCTATCGCTGGAAAACCGAACAACATTCGTTTCCCGGGATTCCTGTTGGCTAAGAAGACGAACATCTATTTCGTCGCTGCCGAAGAAACCATGTCGAAAGGATTCCTTCCTAAACTGATGAGAGCTGGTGGTGCTATAACTGTAAAACGAACTTGGCGTAAAGACGGCGAGAATACCAAGCGAGAGGTTGATCCAAAAGATCCTGAAAAAGTAGTCACTGCGTTAAATGATGGATGGGTAGTCTCTTTCCCTCAAGGTACTACTACCCCGTTCGTTCAAGGAAGAAAAGGAACAGCTCACTTGATCAAACAAACCGAGGCTTTGGTTGTCCCAGTGGTCATTGATGGATTCCGAAGAGCATTTGATAAAAAAGGACTGGTGAAGAAGAAGAAAGGCACCACCCTGAAGATGCAAGTAAAGGAGCCTTTGAAGATCAACTACGACGCTCCTGTTGACGACATTCTACATCAAATCATGGATGCCATTGAGCAGACCGAAGATTTTTTGATGGTGAAGTGA
- a CDS encoding acetyl-CoA C-acyltransferase, translating to MKEVVIVGAARTPMGSFLGALSSVPATKLGSVAIKGALDKAGVDPALVQEVFMGNVLQAGLGQAPARQAAMGAGIGNNVPCTTVNKVCASGMKSISMAVQTIKAGDNDIVIAGGMENMSSVPHYFSARNGSKFGDIKMQDGMLKDGLTDVYNKVHMGNCAELCAKEKNISREEQDAFAIESYNRSAKAWSEGKFNDEVVPVEVPQRRGDAIIVSEDEEYKNVRMDKIPNLRPAFDKEGTVTAANASTLNDGASAVVLMSAEKAAELGLKPLARVVATADAAQEPEWFTTAPSKALPIALGKAGLSNDDIDYWELNEAFSVVGLANIAELGLDASKVDVNGGAVALGHPLGSSGSRIVVTLMNVLKQNGGKYGAAGICNGGGGASAIVIENL from the coding sequence ATGAAAGAAGTAGTAATTGTTGGAGCGGCACGTACGCCAATGGGAAGTTTCCTTGGAGCGTTGAGCAGTGTTCCAGCAACTAAGCTCGGGTCGGTTGCGATCAAAGGAGCCCTCGATAAAGCAGGAGTTGATCCTGCACTTGTTCAAGAAGTATTTATGGGGAATGTTCTCCAAGCTGGTCTCGGTCAAGCACCTGCTCGTCAGGCGGCAATGGGAGCAGGTATTGGAAATAACGTACCATGTACTACAGTAAACAAAGTATGTGCTTCAGGGATGAAGTCAATCAGCATGGCTGTTCAAACCATCAAAGCAGGCGATAATGACATCGTAATTGCCGGTGGTATGGAAAACATGAGCTCTGTACCTCACTACTTTAGCGCCCGTAACGGAAGCAAATTCGGTGATATAAAGATGCAAGACGGTATGTTGAAAGACGGCTTGACTGACGTTTACAACAAGGTGCACATGGGGAATTGCGCTGAGCTTTGCGCTAAAGAGAAGAACATCTCTCGTGAAGAACAAGATGCTTTCGCTATCGAATCTTACAACCGCTCTGCGAAAGCTTGGAGCGAGGGTAAATTCAACGATGAGGTAGTTCCTGTTGAAGTACCACAGCGTCGTGGCGATGCCATCATAGTGAGTGAAGACGAAGAGTACAAGAACGTACGTATGGACAAGATCCCGAATCTACGTCCGGCGTTTGACAAGGAAGGAACTGTAACCGCAGCGAACGCTTCGACATTGAATGATGGAGCTTCTGCAGTTGTATTGATGAGCGCTGAAAAAGCAGCTGAACTAGGTTTGAAGCCACTTGCACGTGTCGTTGCTACTGCTGATGCAGCACAAGAGCCAGAGTGGTTCACTACAGCTCCTTCAAAAGCACTTCCAATTGCATTAGGTAAAGCAGGCCTTTCAAACGATGATATCGATTACTGGGAATTGAATGAAGCATTCTCTGTAGTAGGTCTAGCGAACATTGCAGAACTCGGACTTGATGCTTCGAAAGTGGACGTTAACGGTGGTGCCGTAGCACTCGGACACCCACTGGGGTCTTCTGGAAGTCGTATCGTAGTGACATTGATGAACGTACTGAAGCAGAACGGCGGTAAGTACGGTGCAGCAGGAATCTGCAACGGTGGAGGTGGAGCCTCTGCAATTGTGATTGAGAATCTCTAA
- a CDS encoding DUF2200 domain-containing protein — MSSTAHHDERIAKMTFASVYPHYVTKVEKKGKTVDELHQVITWLTGYSEDDLKKHIEAKSTFKDFFEQANLNPNASLIKGVICGYRVEEIENKLTQQCRYLDKVIDELARGKKMTSILRTP, encoded by the coding sequence ATGTCTTCAACAGCCCATCACGACGAACGAATTGCGAAGATGACCTTCGCCTCTGTTTATCCTCACTATGTAACTAAGGTTGAAAAGAAAGGAAAAACAGTAGATGAACTGCATCAGGTGATTACTTGGTTGACGGGGTATTCTGAAGACGACTTGAAGAAGCATATTGAAGCAAAGTCAACCTTTAAAGACTTCTTTGAGCAGGCGAATTTGAATCCAAATGCTTCGTTGATCAAAGGTGTGATTTGTGGCTATCGTGTAGAAGAAATTGAAAATAAGCTGACGCAACAATGCCGTTACCTCGATAAGGTGATTGATGAGCTTGCTCGTGGCAAAAAAATGACGAGCATCCTTCGTACCCCATGA